The Candidatus Margulisiibacteriota bacterium region GCTAGTCCCTCATCGAGCACAATTCGCCGCACATGCTTGCCATCTAAAACTTGTGTTATGACACCGCTTAGCTTAAAATAATTGAAGAGGGCATGGCAATGACCGAAGAGCAAAAAGCAACAATAATAAAAAAGACTGTAACGAATTTGACTGTTGAGCCTTACAATCGAGTCAAGAGAGCACTTGATTCTTTCTCCAAAAAAACCAGAAAGGCGCTCGGCGTTTCGCTGTAATGCCGCGCAAGAAAATCCGAGAAATATTCTTATTTGCCGGCCCGAATGGCTCTGGCAAGTCAACAGTTGTCAAAAAATTTCTGACTGATAAGAATTGCCCTGTTTATTACATTTGTCCCGACAACAACTTAGACGAAAAACTCAAAAATGACCGAGGGGCTTATATCCAAGCGATGCAAGTGGCGGAACTCCAGCGTTACAAAGCCGTAGCCGAAGGAGAATCTTTTTCTTTTGAGTCTGTGTTTTCTACAACCGCCAAACTAGATTTTTTGAAGTTCGCCAAAATGCAGGGATATAAAATAACGGCGATTTACATCGTAACCAAAAAGCCAGAAATAAATATACGGCGTATTCGTGAGCGTGTTTTACACGGCGGTCACGACGTGCCAAAAGACAAAATAATTTCGAGATATCACAAGTCTTTAAAATTAATGCCGGACTGTTTAGAGACAGCGGATGATTTTTTCCTGTTCGATAATTCCGCAGAGATGCCCGCCAAACCGCAACTTATTTTAGAAAAACACCAAACAAAAATCAAGATAAATTCAAATTATGGGGACATTGGTTGGTTGAAGAAATATTTGAGAGAGATTATTTAGTTTTTTATCCAAGGGGGACAAATGCGGGGCGTATTCTATGGCTAGGTCTCTCGCATCGAGCACAATTCGCCGCACATGGTACATTCTTTAATATCCTGTCCTTTGGCCTGACGCACCGCGCGGGCCTTAGCGCTGTCCAAAGCCAGCTCTATTTGCTTGTCCCAGTCCAGCATTTTGCGGGCTTTGGCCATAGCCAGATCTCTAGCGGCGGCGCGCTCGGGATATTTCACCAGGTCGGCGCTGTGCGCGGCAATGCGGCTGGCCAGTATGCCGTCGCGCACATCCTGCAGATCCGGCAGACCAAGATGCTCCGCCGGCGTTACGTAGCACAAAAAATCCGCGCCGCTGACCGCGGCCAGTGTCCCGCCTATCGCGCCCGCTATATGGTCATAACCGGCGGCGATGTCGGTGGTCAAGGGCCCCAATACATAAAAAGGCGCGCCGCAGCAGAGTTTTTTTTCTAAACGTATCGACCGCGCGATCTGGTCATACGGCACATGCCCCGGGCCCTCGATCAGCACCTGCACATTTTGGCGCCAGGCGCGTTTGGCCAGTCTGCCCAAAATTTCCAACTCCTTGAGCTGCGCTTTGTCGTGCGCGTCGGCCAGACAGCCCGGACGGAGACCGTCGCCCAGCGACAGAGTGACATCGTATTCATAAGCGATCCGGCACAATTCATCAAAATGTTCATAGAGCGGATTTTCTTTACCGGTCTTATTCAGCCATTTATTGATGTACGAACCGCCGCGGCTGACCACGCCGGTCACTCTGGGCTGGCGCTTGAGCAGCGCCGCGACCTCGCGCGTCACACCGCAGTGCACGGTAATGAAATCCACGCCTTGCGCGCAATGTTTGCGGATAATTTCCAGCAGCGCGGCGCCGTCCAGTTCACCATGCTTTTCGCACATCAGCTGATAGATCGGCACGGTGCCAAAACACAGTTTAGTTTTGCCAAGCAATGTCTGGCGCGTTTTATCCAGATCGCCGCCGGTGCTCAAATCCATAATTGCATCCGCGCCGTATTCCTCACAGGCTTTTAGTTTAGCCAGCTCGATCTTCAGCGTCGAACGCAGTTTTGATGTGCCGATATTAGCATTGACTTTGGTCAGGCAATTTTCGCCGACCGCCAGCGGCCGTATCGCGCGGTTTTTATTTTTGACCAGAGCGATCCGGCCGGATTTCAAGCCTTTCAAGATTTTTTCTGCCGGTATCCGCTCGTCTTCCGCCGCCGCGGTCATTTGCGGCGTTATTTTATTGGCCAGAGCATAGGCGCGCTGCGTAGTCATTTAGTAAGGATCGCCCACGCGGTGCACGCGGATCATATTGGTGCTGCCGGCGGTAGCGATCGGAATGCCGGCCATGATGACCACCAGATCGCCATTTTGGAGCAGACCGGCCTCTTTGGAACGCTGCTCGGCTTCCTGCAGCATTTGCTTAATGCCGCTCATCCTGGCAAAAGGCGTATGTCCCAGCAGCGGCGTCACACCGCGGTAAAGCGCCATCTTGCTGCAGGTTTTAGGCCGGTCGGAAATAGCAATGATCGGCACGGAAGAGCGGTACTTGGACAGCAGCAGCGGCGTGCGCCCGGAATCCGAAAAAGTAATCACCGCTTGGGCGTCGATCTCGTCAGCCAGCTCGTCCGCGCTGTCGCACAGCGAACTCAAGACGCTGTTTTCCTGAATAAAATGAGTTTTGCGGACGGTCAATTTTTTCTTGCGCCCGGATTGAACAACGTCCACATCAGCCGCCACCCGCCCCATCAGGCGCACGGTCTCGATCGGAAATTTGCCCACGGCCGTCTCGCCGCTGAGCATGACCGCGTCTGCCCAGTCGTAAATCGCGGCGGCCACATCGGAAACTTCCGCGCGAGTCGGCAGCGGATTATTGATCATGGACTCCAGCATTTGCGTCGCCACGATGACCGGCACACCGCTGTAATTGGCGCGGCGGATAATGTCTTTTTGCAGTGACGGCACTTTTTCGATCGCCAGCTCCACGCCGAGATCGCCGCGCGCCACCATGACGGCATCGCTGACCGCCGCGATCGCGTCGATATTGGCCACCGCTTCCGGCTTTTCGATCTTGGCAATGATCTTGTGCTCGGAATTATGTTCCCGCAAAAATCCGCGCAAATCCAGCACATCCTGCGCCGCGCGCACGAAAGACAGGGCAAAATAATCCACGTCCATTTGCAGACCGCGCAGCACATCCTCTTTGTCTTTCTCGGTCAGCGCTGGCGTGGAGAGTTTCATGCCGGGCAGATTCATGCCTTTGTAATCGGACAGCTCGCCGCCCGCCAAAACCCTGGTGTAAACATTGGTCTCGTCTTTGCGCAAAACCTCCAAACGCAGCCGCCCGTCATCCAGCAGAATAATATGTCCCGCTTCCGCATCCTTGACGATAGGCTTATACGTCGTGGAAACTTTTTGCTCATCACCGGCAAGGTCTTCTATGGTCAGCGTAAACTCCTGTCCTTCTCGCAGCGTGACCCGGCCGTTTTGAAACTTGCCCACGCGGATTTTCGGCCCCTGCAGGTCAATGAACAGCGCGACATGTGTTTTTATTTTTTCGGCCAGCGTCCGCAAATCCTGCGCCGCCTGCTTCGCCCGCGCGTAATCATTGTGCGAAAAATTGAAACGAAAAACATTCACACCCGCGGCCAGTAGTTTTTCCAGCATTTCCCGCGGAAAAGTGGCCGGACCGATCGTAGCGATTATTTTGGTTTTACGTGACAGATCAAGCATGCCGGCTAGTTTAACATATCCTAAGGGAATTATCTTTGGGCACATTCTTTACTGTAACTGACCAGCCGTGCCGACCAGTTGCGCGGAACGGCGCCTAAAGTGATAGTTTTGTGGGGGTGGGCAAAAACAATGCAACCGTTTTGAATTAGTTACGATAAATACACGAATAAAAAAAGACTACCAAAAATACCTGGCTGGCGATATAATTAAGCGGAAGGGACAGGACAAAATGACAACTCAAGAAAAAACCAAACCACAGGCAACTGTAAAGCAGCCGCTGAGAATTGTGGAAAAAGCGGTTCGGGCGCCGGCGGCGGAAAGCCGTAAGCTGGAAAACTTTAAAAAGCTGCTGGTGAAAAATCTGAAACCCAGGTCCCGGCCGGAAAATGTGGTGCAGGCTATCGTGGACGCCGCGCTGGTTTCGGAATACACACCGCAGATCCGCCGGCGCGATTATTATCCGCACATGAGAGAGGTTATTTCCAACGCGCTGCTGAAAAACAAAATTTTGAAAAAAGAAGCGTTGAATATTTCCAAGCATTACCAAAAGCGGCTCGGCTAGATTTTCATGGGAAACACTATTCTAAGCGGCGCTCTGCTGGATAAATACGCCGAAGTTTTGTTCTGGGGTCTGACCACCGCGCATCAGAAAAAATATAAGCCCTACGACACAATCCTGCTGCGCTGGGAGCTGCCCGCTCTGCCTCTGGCGGAAAAAGTTTACGCCAAATTGGTGCGGCAAAAATTAAATGTCATCACGCGCGCGGTCGTGCCGCCGGTCATGGAGCACAGTTTTTACCAGTATGCGGACAGCCGGCAGCGCAAGTTTGTCGCGCGCGGCGAGCAGGAATTATACGAAAATCTCCACGGCAATATTTTTATCAGCGCACCGGATTCACTGACGCATCTCAAAGACATTGACCCGCAAAAAATGGGCGAGACAGCCGTGGCGCGGAAATTTTTGCGCGAGATCGCCGAGCGGCGCGAGGAGCAGGGCGCTTACGCCTGGACGCTCTGCACTTACCCGACGCAGGAGCTGGCGGACAAAGCCAAATTGAGCCTGTCTGAATACACCGCGCAGATCGTCAAGGCTTGTTATCTCAATGCAAAAGACCCGGTGCGCCGGTGGCAAGAAACACTGCAAATGGCCGTGGAAATCAAAAAATGGCTGAACGCTCTGCCGATCAAAACTTTTCAGGTGGAAAGCCAGCATACCGACCTGACTATTTTG contains the following coding sequences:
- the thiC gene encoding phosphomethylpyrimidine synthase ThiC, which gives rise to MTTQRAYALANKITPQMTAAAEDERIPAEKILKGLKSGRIALVKNKNRAIRPLAVGENCLTKVNANIGTSKLRSTLKIELAKLKACEEYGADAIMDLSTGGDLDKTRQTLLGKTKLCFGTVPIYQLMCEKHGELDGAALLEIIRKHCAQGVDFITVHCGVTREVAALLKRQPRVTGVVSRGGSYINKWLNKTGKENPLYEHFDELCRIAYEYDVTLSLGDGLRPGCLADAHDKAQLKELEILGRLAKRAWRQNVQVLIEGPGHVPYDQIARSIRLEKKLCCGAPFYVLGPLTTDIAAGYDHIAGAIGGTLAAVSGADFLCYVTPAEHLGLPDLQDVRDGILASRIAAHSADLVKYPERAAARDLAMAKARKMLDWDKQIELALDSAKARAVRQAKGQDIKECTMCGELCSMRET
- the pyk gene encoding pyruvate kinase, which translates into the protein MLDLSRKTKIIATIGPATFPREMLEKLLAAGVNVFRFNFSHNDYARAKQAAQDLRTLAEKIKTHVALFIDLQGPKIRVGKFQNGRVTLREGQEFTLTIEDLAGDEQKVSTTYKPIVKDAEAGHIILLDDGRLRLEVLRKDETNVYTRVLAGGELSDYKGMNLPGMKLSTPALTEKDKEDVLRGLQMDVDYFALSFVRAAQDVLDLRGFLREHNSEHKIIAKIEKPEAVANIDAIAAVSDAVMVARGDLGVELAIEKVPSLQKDIIRRANYSGVPVIVATQMLESMINNPLPTRAEVSDVAAAIYDWADAVMLSGETAVGKFPIETVRLMGRVAADVDVVQSGRKKKLTVRKTHFIQENSVLSSLCDSADELADEIDAQAVITFSDSGRTPLLLSKYRSSVPIIAISDRPKTCSKMALYRGVTPLLGHTPFARMSGIKQMLQEAEQRSKEAGLLQNGDLVVIMAGIPIATAGSTNMIRVHRVGDPY
- a CDS encoding aminopeptidase, which gives rise to MGNTILSGALLDKYAEVLFWGLTTAHQKKYKPYDTILLRWELPALPLAEKVYAKLVRQKLNVITRAVVPPVMEHSFYQYADSRQRKFVARGEQELYENLHGNIFISAPDSLTHLKDIDPQKMGETAVARKFLREIAERREEQGAYAWTLCTYPTQELADKAKLSLSEYTAQIVKACYLNAKDPVRRWQETLQMAVEIKKWLNALPIKTFQVESQHTDLTILYGEKRRFMGVSGHNIPSFELFTSPDWRGTQGRYYANLPSYRGGNYVEGVDLTFERGGAVKIRAKKGEEYVQKTLRLDKQANKIGEFSLTDKRFSKIDKFMADILFDENFGGDSGNCHIAVGAAYSDTYAGNPKNLTKKLKSRLGFNDSALHWDLINTEQKTVTATLQSGKKILIYEKGMFQY